The Streptomyces sp. ITFR-16 genome segment TGTTCGCCGCAGGTCACGTCCTGCTGATCGAGCGGGGCTGGGACCCGTTCAAGGACCAGTGGGCTTTGCCCGGTGGCCATGTGAGCAGGGGAGAGGCCAGTCGGGCCGCTGGATCCCGCGAGCTCGAGGAGGAAAGCGGGATCCCGGTCCCGGCCATCGAGCTCCGGCAGGTGGGCGCCTACGACGCCCCCGACCGTGACCCTCGCGGTCGGTACGTCACCGTCGCTTACACGGCCACCCTGCCGGCGCTGGTCCAGCCAACGGCGGGAGACGACGCCACTGCCGCCCGCTGGTGGCGCCTGGACGCGCTCCCGGACCTCGCGTTCGACCACGCTGAGATCGTCGCGGACGCCCTCAGCCGCTGATCCTTCCGCGCGAGCGCGGCGCTCCTCCGTGCCGCCCCGGCCTCACCGGCCGGGGCGGTTGCGGTGTTCCGCCACGACCAGCGACAGGAAGGAGAGGGCGTCATGCACTTGGAGTTCTACGAGGTTGACGTCCCGATACACACCAACGACCGGGCGCAGCACGGCTTGCACGTCTTCACCGGCCAGGCGACCTCGGTGACCGAGGCACTGACCCGCGCCCACCAGGTCTACGACGCGGCACTCTCCGCGCGGCAGGCCGGACTCGAGAACCCCGGCCAGCAGAACGGCGGCTGGGGAGCGCGCGGCACGCGCGACGGCTGGGAGCTGGACTGGGCGGCGGCGAAGGCCGGCCTCTGGCCCAACCCGTTCAGCTGGAGCAGCAAGAAGCTCTACGAGCTGTAGTTACGCCCCGGAGCAGGCGCCATAGGCGTCGAAACCGTCGCCTGCCCCGGGCCACCCATCCCGTACGAGACGAGAGGGAGTCACCAGTATGACCTCCATCGCACGCGTCCAGGCCCGTCCTGGGCAACGCGCGCTCCTCATCACCACCCTCGCGGTCCCGCTCACCGGCTGGACTGTCCACGCGGTGGCCCTGCACCGCCAGCTCGCCAACGCTCACCGCGATCCCCTGACCGGTGCTCAGCGGCGCGCGGGGTTTGAGCGCCGGGCGCAGCACCTCATCGACCGGTACGGCGACACCGTGATGGTCGCCCTGATCGACCTCGATCACTTCAAGGCTCTGAATGACGGCCACGGCCACGCGGCTGGCGACCGGGCGCTGACCGCGACCGGTGAGCGCCTGATCGAGTGGGCCGGAAGCCGCGGAGTCGTCGGCCGCCTCGGTGGAGACGAGTTCGCAGTGGCCACGCGGATCGGCCCCAGCCGCCGCGCAGTCCGCCTCGCCCAGCTCGCCCGGACGCTGTCCGAACCGGTCGACATCGACGGCCACCCGGTCGATGTCGCCGCCTCGGTCGGCGCCGCCACCCCCGACACCCTGCGCACCCGCGACCTGTCCGCCCTGCTGCGCGGTGCGGACGCCGCGATGTACGCGGGCAAGCACACGGGCACCCCGGTGGTGGCAGGCCCCGAGCACGCGAACGTGGCCAGCATCAACGGTCGCCGCGCCGGACGCCCCGGCACCCACGCGACGGCGAGGGCCGCATGAGCCAGACACGCGTCGACTGGATCCGGGGCATCACGGTCCGCCAGCCCTGGGCGACCTGCCTCATCACCGGCGACAAGACGATCGAGAACCGCCCCTCCCCGGGCTGGCCGCTGGGTCTCTACCTCCTGCACGCCGGACTCGCCGTCGAACGAGCCGCGCTGCGCCTGCCGCTGGTCGCCACCACCATCCGCGGCCGCCAGCTGGAACGGGGCGCGGTCATCGGCGTTGCCCGCCTCACCGACGTCCACCCCGGCGACGGGCGCTGCACCCCGTGGGCCGAACCCGGCAGCCCGTTCCACCTGGTCTTCACCGACGTCCAGGAGCTCCCCCTCCCGATCCCCATCCCGGCGGGCGCGCTCGGACCGTGGAAGCCCAGCGAGGACCTTGTGGACCAGGTCCGCCTCCAGCTCCCTGACCTGCACGCCCCGGAGGGAACCCCATGAACGGCAACCGCACCGGCGTCCCCAACGCGCCGGCCATCGTCCCCGCCGACGCCCGCATCCCCTTCCCCCACACCGAGGAGGTCCTGCGCTGCCGCACCAGCCCCGAGCTGTTCGGCATCGAGGACATCCACAACACCGACAAGGACCCGCACGCCCGCGAGAAGGCGCTGGCCCAGGCCAAGCACGCCTGCTCCGGCTGCCCGATCGTCCAGGGCTGCCTGAAATGGGCGCTCGCCAACGAGGACCTGACCAAAACCGGGGTGTGGGCGGCGACCACCGCCCGCGACCGCAAGCAGCTGCGCAAGCAACTCGCGGCACGCCTCGGTGACGACTGGGTCGCGGTGGTCGCCGAACAGGACCGCCGCCGTGCGCAGCGCCGGCAGGACGCGCGGCTCGCCCCGCCGACCGTCCGCACCCGCGCCCTGTCCCGCCTCGAAATGGAGCTCATCCCGACCCGGCCCGAGCCGTACAACCGCTGGAGCCAGCCGATCACCCCCGAGCAGGCGGCCAGCAACCGGCACGTGCTGGAACTGTTCGTCAGCGGCAAGGCGGCGTAGCCGTGTTCACCGACTGGCAAGAAGCCCTCGAAGCCGAGTCGCTGCCCCTCAACCCGAACCACGAGCAGCAACTCGCCGCCGCGGCCCGGGTCACCGCGCACCACTCCCACGACCGCGACGACCTCGCGGAACTCCTGGACGCCATCGGCCTCCCCCACGACGACACCACCCTCACCACCCTGCTCCCCCTCACGGAATCCGGAGACGCATCCACCATGACGACCACCACCGCCCCGGCCCTGTCCGCGCACGCCGCCATGGCGATCTCCATGCACAACAACGGCGACGGCGCGGACACCATCCGCGAGGCCACCGGCCTGAGCGAGACCAAGCTCCACGACCTCATCGCCGACCAGGTCCTCGGACGGCCCGCCACTCTCGCCGTCCCGGTCTCCACCGAGATCCAGGAGCTGCTCGACTGGGCGGGATCGCACAGCCTCGCTGGGATCCGCAGCCGCGCCGCCCGCATCACCGCCGACCTGACCGAGCTGTCCGAGCGCCGCGACTCCGAGGCCGCGCAGCGCGAGGCCGAAGAGAAGGTCGCCAAGCTCAAGGCCGAACTCGAAGCGGCACAGGAGCAGCTGCGCACCGCGAAGGCCGGCGCCCGCACCGCGAACACGGGAACGGCCACCGCGCCCACCCCGATCCGCTCCGGGCTCGGCAGCGGTCGCAGCAAGGACGAGCTCGCCGAGATCCGGGCCTGGGCACGGAAGAACGGCCACACGGTCGCCAACGCCGGGATCGTCCGCAAGGAGATCCTGGACGCGTTCGACGCCGCCCACCAGGCGCCGGTCGCCAAGGCCAGCTGACCATGGGCGACGCGATAGCCCTGGACGGGTTCCTGGACGAAGAGACCGTGCCCGGCGACCTGCACGGGTCGACGGCGCGGTTCCGTCTCACCGTCTCCCCGACGGACGAGCGCACCGACGAGATGATCTTGCCGTGCAGCGTCGCCGACGCGGAGCTCGCGCACAGGGTGCTGCACGAGCTCGTCCCCGGCGACCAGCTGCGCGTCACCGGCTACCTTCGGCTGCCCCGCACGCCGGACGAGCCGATGTGGCTGATCGTCACCACTCTCGCCGTACTGGAGACCGCGCCCCTGCTGTCCGACCCGGCCGCCGTCGCCACGGCCGTGCTGGAGAGGTACGGGCCCTACATCTGCTACTTCGACGCAGAGGACAGCGGCGAAGTGCCGGTATGGACCGAAGCCGGCGTGTGGGTGGGCCACGCCGGAGACCCGAGCGCGCTGGGCGAACTGATCGAGGAGTTCGAGCAGCGCCAGGCCACCGGCGGCGAGTGACCCGGCCGTGCCCATCCGTCCCGAGAACCTCCACCGCTACCCGCGCGACTGGCCCCAGATCAGCGCGCGGATCCGGTTCGAGCGGGCGGGCGGACGCTGCGAGTGCACGGGCCACTGCGGCCTGACGCACCCCGGCGGCCGCTGCCCCGCCGTTCACGAGGAGATCCACCCGGACACCGGCTCCGTGGTCGGCCTCACCACCGCTCACCTCAACCACACCCCCGAAGACGTGCGAGAGACGAATCTGCTCGCCGCCTGCCAGCTGTGCCATCTGCGGATCGACCACGGGCACCACCGGGTCACCCGCTCGCTCACCCTCGCCGCCCGCGCGGCCGCCGCCGGACAGCTCGGGCTCCTCCCCGAGACCACGCTCGTCCGCACCGAGCCGCCCACCCCGCCGCGCCCCACCCGGGGCCGTGCCCGCGCGGCGGCGCTCCACCAGCTGCCCTTCCCCGAACCCGACCAGGAGAAGAAGCCCATGGCCCGCATCACCGTGAAGATCGCCCCGCTTCACCCCGACGGCACCGAATGCACCCACGCGGTCCGCCCCTCCGGCAAGCCCCGCGACGCCGACTCCGGGTGCGCCGGCCGCCGCAACTACGCCGTGGTGTGTAGCACCTGCGGCCCGGTCGGTGAGCCACACGGCCTCCGCGTCCTCGCCGAACCGGCGCAGAGCGTGCACCGCGACAGCCACAAGGCCGCGCTCGCCCCGACCTCCCGCTGACCCCACCCGCTCCGGCCGCCGGGACCACCACGGTCCCGGCGGCCCCGCCGAATGTGAGGGCCGATGCCCACCACCGTCTTCGACCAGTTCACCCGCCGCACCGCCGACATCACCGCCCAGCTCACCACCCTGGGCATCCCGCTCACCGCGCCGGCCCTGCCGCCCGCCGACGCCGACCCCGCCGACCCGTGGGCCAGCAACTACACCGTCCCGGTCGACCGCTCCAGCCTCGCCTGGTGCACCGCAGTCCGGATGCTCGCCGACCACCACCACACCGGCATCGACCGCCAGGTCCTCGCCGCCGACGCCCTGCTGCGCGAGCTCGGAGTCCGCGGCCTCGCCCAGCTCCACTCCGACCTCCACCACGGCGCCCCCATCGACTACCGCTTCACCCGCTGCCCGTACTGCTCCGGCATCGGCGAGGACCCCACCCGGCCGGACTGCCAGGACGTCGGCTGCGCGCCGTGGCTCGAGTTCGCTGGGCACGATCACGTGTGCCCGGTCTGCCGCGGCGACGACTATCAGCCCGAGTGGTTCGCCGAAGAGCAGATGACGGAGCTGGAGGAACTGCTCGCCGACGTCCTCGAGGAGCGCGAGGAACGCGCCTCGATCCGCTTCCGGCTCGGGACGTTGCTGCGTCGCGGGGGGATGCGCTCGTGACGGCTCGCATCGTCGACGGCAAGCCCTGGATCGGGCGCATGCGCACTGCTGCGCTCCGGCAGGGACTGGTCCGGCCTGCCGAGTTCTCTACGTGGGCCGGTGCCCGCCGGTACCACGAGCGGCACAGCCGCGACCGCCAGGTGCTGGAGAAGCTGCGCGCCTCGATCTCCACGGACGGCATCCGGGAACCGCTCCTGCTGGGAGTCCGCGCAGCCGACCGGCTCGTCTTCGTCTTCGAGGGCCACCACCGCGCCGTCATCGCCCTCGAACTGGGGGTGCGCGCCTTCCCCTTCCGGTGGTTCTGGGACCCGGACGTCCAAGCCGTTGAGCACGAGCCGTTCCCGCACCACGCGCTGGGCCGGGACGGACAGGCGTGGCTGAGCCACCAGGAGGCGCGCCCATGACGGCCCGCTTCCGCAGATGCGGCCACGGCAGCGGACCGATGCACCCCGGCGACCAGAAGGCAGTCGCGGAGTTCACCGCCATGCTCGCCGCCCGCCAGCACCCGGCCCCGTGGACCGGCCGCGGTGACGCCGCCGTACGGATCGGTGAACGCGGCCTGGAGCGCGGTCGGCCGCTACCCGACCAGCGGCCGGACGCCGACCCCATCGCCCTGGCCCTCATCCACCCCGACACCGAAGCCACCTTCACCGGCACGCTTCCCTGCGCCCGGAGCCTCATCCACGGCGCCTGGACCGACCCATACCGGCTCCTCACCCACGCCCTCGCCGGGCGCACCATCGACCCCGCTCTCACCCTGGAGGCATGACCCCGTGCAGCAGATCCGCCGCACCGCAACTCTCGCCGCCACCGCCATGGCCGTCGTCCTGACGCTCACCGCGTGCGGCGCGACCACCCAATCCCCGGCACACCACGAGAGCCGCATGAAGAAGGCCGCCGGCATCGGCTCCCTGTCCATCATCTGCAACAAGGACATCTGGGAGAGCACCCGCCCGGACGGGCTGAAGAAGGTCACGACCACCCCCGCCGATGGCCCGCGCGGTCAGCGAGGCATGGTCCGGATCACGCTCACCGGTGCCCAGCTCGTCACATACCTCGATCAGCTGGACCAGGACGCACACCCCGGCTGGATGGGATCAGACATCCCCGACCAGGAAGCCGTCTCCGGACGCGTCTACGACGGGCTCGCGCCTGCCATCGACAAGGCCGCCACCGCGCGCTCCGCCGCCGACCCAGCCCCCGAGATCCTCATCGACGACACCCTCGCCACCAAAGCACCCTGACCACGAAGCGGCCCTCCGCCCCGGACAAGTTCCGGGGCGGAGGGCCGCTTTTTTTTGTTGTGCCTCAGAGGCGGCTGGTCAGGATGTCGAGCATCGCTTCCAGGTCGGCATGAGTCATGTTGGCCGTACACAAGTCCGCCACAACCTGCGGGTTAGTCCACTCCACCGTGACCGTGGGCAGCGCAGTCGCAGAAGAGGTGGAGTCATTCCGGGGCTCGGGGATACCGCTGCCCGCTTCGCCGTCAGTGGTTACCGCGGTAACCACTGACGGGCCGACGGAGGCGGTGTCCGTCTCCGGATCGCCTCCATCCTCGGGAGTGGTTACCGCGGTAACCACCGGATCCACAGACTCCGGCTGCTTCAGCTGCCGTCGCTGCTGAGGGGGTTGCTGCTTGCGCTGCTCAGCCTGCTCCTTCTTGCGCTGCTCTGCAGCATCCTGCTCGGCACGCCAAGTGGAGACTTGGTCCGCAGCTGGCACACGGGCCAGCCGCCGCGCATCCCGAACGGCCAGATCCCCAGCCCGCAGCATGCCCTGCATCTCGGGAGTGAGCTTGAGCAACGCTCGCCGCTGGGACACCCAGCCATGAGTCCAGCCGCGGGCCTTCGCGGCTTCACGGGTACTGGGGTACTCCGCGACGACCGCCTCGACTGCCCGGGCTTCTTCAATGATGTCGAAGTCTTGGCGGCCGATGTTCTCCTCAACGGCCGCGCCCAGCAGCTCACCACGGGACACCGCGACCGTCTCATCGTGAACGATGAGGAGCTCAGCGCGCCCGAACTTGTGCGCGGCGGCCAGCCGGCGGCAGCCGTTGACAACGACGTACTGCGCGTGGCCCACGCGCTCGGCATCCTCGGGCCACAGTGCGAGATAGCCCTTGGAAGTGACCACCAGGCACGGCTGGAGCTGCCGCTTGGCGATGGACTTGAGGTCTTCGAGATCCCCAAGGTCTTCGCGCGGGTTGCGCGGGTTGGCGACCAGGAGAGCAAGGGGTACGCCTGCAGACGTATCTGCGGCGACCGCGACCGGCTTGTCGTCGATGGTCGCCAGATTTACACGGCGACCCATTTCAGACCTTCCCCTTCGCGGTGGTGCGGTTCCGGGTTTGTCTGGGCAGCGGACGACCGCCGATCCCCAACTCCATCGCCAGGCGGAAGAAGTCCTCCCGGGCTTCCAGAGCGATGCGTCCCTTGGGGTACTGGGTGCAGACCAGCCCCTCAGCCGACGCCCGGGTGTGAATCTTGTAGTGCCGAACGACAGTCTGCAGCCGCGGCCAACCGTTGTTGTCGACGTACTCCTGGGTCTGCTCCAGGTCCACCGTGCCGTCCCGCGGGTCCCAGTCAGTGATCAAGACCCGGTACGGGATGCCCTTCGGCTCCAGCACCTGCTCGATGGTCCGCTTGGTCGGTGGGTACGCCATCGCCTCTGGGGGCATGGGTACAACCACTTCGTCAGTGGAGTCGAGCGTGGCCGAGAGGATCTTCTCGTCCTCGATGTTGCCGGGGGAGTCGACGAAGACGTACTCGTACTGCTCCAGCGACTTCAGCCGAGCCAGATCCTCTGGCTTGTCGTGGCACTGGTGAAAATCAAAGGGGAGCTGCTCTTCATCCACCCGGTCCGACCACCAGACCGCAGAGGCTTGAGGGTCAGTGGAAACGACCAAGACTTGGCTCTGTTCCGAGCGGATACCGAGCGCCTGACCAGCGATTGCAGCGAGGTTGACCGTATTGGTGGTCTTCCCCACGCCGCCCTTCTGGTTCACGAACGCGATTACGCGTGCCATGTTGAACTCCTCGGGCCCGTCCATTTCCCGGACTCTCCGGTACTCCGGGCCACGGGCAACTATCCCAGACCAGACAGCAGGCCAAGTCCTGCAACAGACGCGGCGCGTCGTTCTCCTCGCCGCGCCACACCCGGCGCGAGAGGACGATCAGTGGGCGCACCGTCCCGAGTCGCCTGGCGGCCCAGAGAGAGAAAGCTGGCCGCTGAGCTGTGCGCCCAGTTCGCGGGCGTACTGCGGGCACGGTGAACCGCATCGGTGCGGTGGCCGATCAGTCGGTGTGTTCGGTGGACATCAGTAGTGGGGGCACCATGTAGCCGGTCTCAGCGGGGTTTCCGGGGAGGGGGACCCAGCTGAGACCGGTCATCCGGGGGCAGTCGCAGGTGAGCTCGGCATCCACTCCCAGGCAGGGTTCACCGGGTGCTACGTCCATGCGGTAACAGGCGGTCCATCCTGACGGATACGGCACGTCGTATACGTACTGCACTGCCACGCCGACCAGGCCAGTCTCTTCAGCCACCTCGCGGGCCACCGCGTCCTCCGGTGACTCGCCAGGCTCGATGCCGCCTCCCGGCAGAGTCCAGTACTCCTGGCCGTCGTGGCGACCCGAGGGGCCCTTGCCTCGCTCACGCACCATCAGGACGTGTCGGTCCCGAATGATCACCGCTGCCACCCGCCGCCTGCTTGTCACAGGGCCATCATGACGGTGCTGCACCGCTCCCGAAGCTGCTTCGCACCTCGCAGAGATTGAGCGAAGCGGGGGAGCCGGGGAGAACGTGATGGCTGCCAGAGAGCGATGACATTCGCTTGCCGGACCGGAGCCGCTTCCCGCCTGGCGGCCACCTGAGGAGAAAGTTCGGCCGCTGCTCCCGTCTGGCGGGACGTACGACTGTCCGGCCTTTTCTTGCAGGTCGGGGCCGTGTGGCGTGGTCTCCATGATGGATATCGCGATCATTCGAGCCGGTCAGATGTACCGCTACTACCTGCGCCAGGTCGTCGTCGGCGACGGCCGCCGCCCGGCCCGCACGCCGCTGCGCGAGGCTCAGGAGGAGGCCGGTGTCCCGGCCGGGCGATGGATGGGCCACGGCCTGGCCGCGCTCGGGCTGAGCGCGGGTGAGGAAGTCACCGAGGCGCAGCTGCGGAACCTGTTCGGCGAGCGGGGCCGGCACCCGTACGCGGACCGGATCGAGGCCGAAGAGCTCGCCGCGGGGCAGTCCCCGAAGCAGGCGTTCAAGGCCGGCGCTCTCGGGCGCCGGGTGACGGTTACCGGATTCGATCTCGTGTTCCGGCCGCAGCCGACGATCTACCTGCTGTGGGCGCTGGGTGATGAGGAAACCCGGCAGGTGATCGAGGCCGCGCACGAGCGGGCGATCGAGCGGGTCCTGGAGTGGATTGAGGACGAGTCGGCGGTGATCCGGTACGGCAAGGACGGCATCTACAAGGTCCGGCCGCCCGGCGGTCTGGTCGCCGCCCGCTTCCGCCACTACGAGGCACGCTCCGGAATGCCGCTGCTTCACGACCATGTGCTGCTGTCGGCGAAGGGGCAGCGCCTGGACGGGAAGTGGGGATCGATCCACTCGGAGGTCGTTCTCGAGAACACGGTCGCCGCGTCAGCGCTCTACAACGAGATCGTGGCTGCTGAGGTCTGTGAGGAGTTGGGCCTGGCGACCGAGCCGCGCGTCGTCACCGCCGGGCGACGCCCGGTCATGGACATCGCCGGTGTGCCCCATGAGCTGATCCGCTGGACCGCCAGCCGCGGGGAGCAGATCGCCGCCTGCCTGGCGGACCTGGAGCACGAGTACGTCACCGCCGTCGACGATGAGGGCGAGCTGAAGTACCTGCCCGCGGTCTCCGAACGGGCCCGGGTGGAACTGATGCGGATCGCCGCCCACAAGACCCGGCCGCCCAAGCAGAAGAAAGCCCGCTCTCTCGCGCAGCTGCGCGCTGATTGGAAGCAGAGCGCGATCGACACCTCGAAGGTGGCCGCCGGCGTCATCAACTCGCTCCTCGAGCGCGCCCGCGCCGCAGCCGCCCGGATCCGGGCCCGGGTCGCCGCCGTGGTCGACGTCGCCCTGGCGGCCGTCGACGTCGCCGCGGTGGTGTTCGTGATGAACGGCGGCGGCCGGTTTCACCGCCGGCACCTGCTCGCCGAATCCCGCCGCCACCTCGCTCTGGTCCTGCGCGGCCGCAGCCGCGACCCCGGCCTGGACGAGGACATCGTGCGCGCCGCCATCTCCACGTACTGCGTGGACATCAGCGAGCCGAAGTCCACCCGCGGCCTGCTGGCGGACTACCGGCTCTACACCGCCCGGTGGGCGCTGTCCGATCTCGTAACCGCCCGGCGCCCGCCTGCCGCTGTCCCCGACCCGGACCGACTGCCGCCGCCGGGCACACCGGCCTCGTTGTCCTTGGCCACTCCCCGGCCACCGGGTCAGGCGGTGGGGGAGCGGGAGATACCCCGTGTCCCGCTGAGCTACGACCGTGCCGTTCTCGCCGGTGCGGCCGTACGGGAGAAGCTGCGCGCCTCCGTCGTGCGGGGCCCGGCGTACGACATCGCCGCGCACCAACAGGCGGCGATGCCCGAGCAACTGCTCGCGCCCGAGGCCGTCGACCCCAAGGACGACGACCAGGAGCCGGACGCCGGGC includes the following:
- a CDS encoding ParA family protein → MDGPEEFNMARVIAFVNQKGGVGKTTNTVNLAAIAGQALGIRSEQSQVLVVSTDPQASAVWWSDRVDEEQLPFDFHQCHDKPEDLARLKSLEQYEYVFVDSPGNIEDEKILSATLDSTDEVVVPMPPEAMAYPPTKRTIEQVLEPKGIPYRVLITDWDPRDGTVDLEQTQEYVDNNGWPRLQTVVRHYKIHTRASAEGLVCTQYPKGRIALEAREDFFRLAMELGIGGRPLPRQTRNRTTAKGKV
- a CDS encoding ParB N-terminal domain-containing protein, whose translation is MTARIVDGKPWIGRMRTAALRQGLVRPAEFSTWAGARRYHERHSRDRQVLEKLRASISTDGIREPLLLGVRAADRLVFVFEGHHRAVIALELGVRAFPFRWFWDPDVQAVEHEPFPHHALGRDGQAWLSHQEARP
- the mobF gene encoding MobF family relaxase; amino-acid sequence: MMDIAIIRAGQMYRYYLRQVVVGDGRRPARTPLREAQEEAGVPAGRWMGHGLAALGLSAGEEVTEAQLRNLFGERGRHPYADRIEAEELAAGQSPKQAFKAGALGRRVTVTGFDLVFRPQPTIYLLWALGDEETRQVIEAAHERAIERVLEWIEDESAVIRYGKDGIYKVRPPGGLVAARFRHYEARSGMPLLHDHVLLSAKGQRLDGKWGSIHSEVVLENTVAASALYNEIVAAEVCEELGLATEPRVVTAGRRPVMDIAGVPHELIRWTASRGEQIAACLADLEHEYVTAVDDEGELKYLPAVSERARVELMRIAAHKTRPPKQKKARSLAQLRADWKQSAIDTSKVAAGVINSLLERARAAAARIRARVAAVVDVALAAVDVAAVVFVMNGGGRFHRRHLLAESRRHLALVLRGRSRDPGLDEDIVRAAISTYCVDISEPKSTRGLLADYRLYTARWALSDLVTARRPPAAVPDPDRLPPPGTPASLSLATPRPPGQAVGEREIPRVPLSYDRAVLAGAAVREKLRASVVRGPAYDIAAHQQAAMPEQLLAPEAVDPKDDDQEPDAGPREAIDLTALRALRESRTDVEALDLTAERLRHLQDTFTKAADDSRTRATRYTEQDDVDAVRPVREDDQQAHRRPEPGPRGREVGH
- a CDS encoding ParB/RepB/Spo0J family partition protein — translated: MGRRVNLATIDDKPVAVAADTSAGVPLALLVANPRNPREDLGDLEDLKSIAKRQLQPCLVVTSKGYLALWPEDAERVGHAQYVVVNGCRRLAAAHKFGRAELLIVHDETVAVSRGELLGAAVEENIGRQDFDIIEEARAVEAVVAEYPSTREAAKARGWTHGWVSQRRALLKLTPEMQGMLRAGDLAVRDARRLARVPAADQVSTWRAEQDAAEQRKKEQAEQRKQQPPQQRRQLKQPESVDPVVTAVTTPEDGGDPETDTASVGPSVVTAVTTDGEAGSGIPEPRNDSTSSATALPTVTVEWTNPQVVADLCTANMTHADLEAMLDILTSRL
- a CDS encoding WhiB family transcriptional regulator — translated: MNGNRTGVPNAPAIVPADARIPFPHTEEVLRCRTSPELFGIEDIHNTDKDPHAREKALAQAKHACSGCPIVQGCLKWALANEDLTKTGVWAATTARDRKQLRKQLAARLGDDWVAVVAEQDRRRAQRRQDARLAPPTVRTRALSRLEMELIPTRPEPYNRWSQPITPEQAASNRHVLELFVSGKAA
- a CDS encoding histone-like nucleoid-structuring protein Lsr2, with the protein product MFTDWQEALEAESLPLNPNHEQQLAAAARVTAHHSHDRDDLAELLDAIGLPHDDTTLTTLLPLTESGDASTMTTTTAPALSAHAAMAISMHNNGDGADTIREATGLSETKLHDLIADQVLGRPATLAVPVSTEIQELLDWAGSHSLAGIRSRAARITADLTELSERRDSEAAQREAEEKVAKLKAELEAAQEQLRTAKAGARTANTGTATAPTPIRSGLGSGRSKDELAEIRAWARKNGHTVANAGIVRKEILDAFDAAHQAPVAKAS
- a CDS encoding NUDIX hydrolase, which translates into the protein MITDTIDVDETIRYTADVVLFAAGHVLLIERGWDPFKDQWALPGGHVSRGEASRAAGSRELEEESGIPVPAIELRQVGAYDAPDRDPRGRYVTVAYTATLPALVQPTAGDDATAARWWRLDALPDLAFDHAEIVADALSR
- a CDS encoding NUDIX domain-containing protein, producing the protein MAAVIIRDRHVLMVRERGKGPSGRHDGQEYWTLPGGGIEPGESPEDAVAREVAEETGLVGVAVQYVYDVPYPSGWTACYRMDVAPGEPCLGVDAELTCDCPRMTGLSWVPLPGNPAETGYMVPPLLMSTEHTD
- a CDS encoding GGDEF domain-containing protein, whose product is MTSIARVQARPGQRALLITTLAVPLTGWTVHAVALHRQLANAHRDPLTGAQRRAGFERRAQHLIDRYGDTVMVALIDLDHFKALNDGHGHAAGDRALTATGERLIEWAGSRGVVGRLGGDEFAVATRIGPSRRAVRLAQLARTLSEPVDIDGHPVDVAASVGAATPDTLRTRDLSALLRGADAAMYAGKHTGTPVVAGPEHANVASINGRRAGRPGTHATARAA